From a region of the Methylomonas rapida genome:
- a CDS encoding response regulator has product MATILAVDDSASMRQMVSFTLKGAGYNVVEAVDGVDALNKAKAQTFDCVVTDVNMPNKDGIELIKDLRALPNYKFTPMLMLTTESGMDKKQQGKEAGATGWIVKPFNPDQLLKTINKVMG; this is encoded by the coding sequence GTGGCGACGATTCTTGCAGTCGATGATTCTGCATCCATGAGACAAATGGTTTCCTTCACGTTAAAGGGAGCCGGTTACAACGTGGTCGAGGCGGTTGATGGCGTGGATGCCTTGAATAAAGCCAAGGCGCAAACCTTCGACTGTGTCGTGACCGACGTCAACATGCCCAACAAGGACGGCATCGAATTGATCAAGGACTTGCGGGCGCTGCCAAATTACAAATTTACCCCAATGCTGATGCTGACCACCGAATCCGGCATGGACAAAAAACAGCAAGGCAAGGAAGCCGGCGCGACCGGCTGGATCGTCAAACCTTTCAATCCCGACCAATTACTGAAAACCATCAACAAGGTAATGGGTTAA
- a CDS encoding chemotaxis protein CheA, with amino-acid sequence MPIDMAQFHQVFFEESFEGLDAMESGLLNLDMGDVDVDEINTIFRAAHSIKGGSGTFGFSVVSDFTHVMETLLDEMRDGRRKVTRQAVNVLLGSVDCLREMLHAIQDGGEIDRQSVSAHKAALDNELNGAAASDQAQSSGEARAVDHAQPTSTPTMSAWKIAFSPHAHLLKTGNDPVRMFRELATLGDLTVTADLRGIPDLYQLDPEECHLSWTLDLQGEVSVGEIDDIFDWVEDDCDLAKQPIYAAESLLQPPGAVDAIAVEQPQEIVAVPAVPESIAADNKEGKKEDAKAASKGSSTIRVDTSKIDTLINMVGELVITQSMLSLIGEHFELSKLDQLKNGLSQLERHTRELQESVMNIRMLPISFVFSRFPRLAHDLSSKLGKKIELKLVGEHTEVDKTVVELLSDPLVHLVRNSLDHGIEMPDVRLAAGKPETGTVTLEAYHRGGNIVIEVSDDGKGLDKDKLRAKAIEKGLIEPDAVLTDKQTYELIFMPGFSTAEKLTDISGRGVGMDVVRRNIQALGGNIEIISTLGKGSTISIHLPLTLAILDGQSVAVGDETYIVPLGAIIESLNIKEDRVNRVVGKGETFQLRDQYLPIIRMHEIFNVTTAKHTKLTDGLLVVVEGQGVRCGLFVDDLLGQQQVVIKSLEANYRRVEGVSGATILGDGSVALILDIPGLVRLANQ; translated from the coding sequence ATGCCGATCGATATGGCGCAATTCCATCAGGTCTTCTTCGAGGAGAGCTTCGAAGGCCTCGATGCGATGGAGTCGGGATTGCTGAATCTTGACATGGGGGACGTGGATGTCGATGAAATCAACACCATTTTTCGTGCGGCGCACTCGATAAAGGGCGGTAGCGGCACCTTTGGCTTTAGTGTGGTGTCCGATTTCACCCACGTGATGGAAACCTTGCTCGACGAAATGCGCGATGGCCGGCGCAAGGTCACCCGGCAGGCCGTCAATGTGCTGCTGGGTTCGGTCGATTGCTTGCGTGAGATGCTGCATGCCATTCAAGATGGCGGCGAGATCGATCGACAAAGCGTCAGCGCCCACAAAGCAGCGTTGGACAATGAGCTCAATGGCGCGGCCGCAAGCGATCAGGCGCAGTCGTCCGGCGAAGCGCGTGCCGTTGACCACGCACAACCGACAAGCACGCCAACGATGTCCGCTTGGAAGATTGCCTTCAGCCCTCATGCCCATCTATTGAAAACCGGCAACGATCCGGTCAGGATGTTTCGCGAATTGGCTACCCTGGGCGATTTGACGGTAACCGCCGATTTGCGCGGAATACCCGATCTTTATCAGCTCGACCCGGAGGAATGTCATCTATCCTGGACCCTGGATTTGCAGGGCGAGGTTTCCGTCGGCGAGATCGATGATATTTTCGACTGGGTGGAAGACGACTGCGATCTGGCCAAGCAGCCGATATATGCCGCGGAATCGCTGTTGCAGCCGCCTGGCGCCGTGGATGCCATTGCGGTCGAGCAGCCGCAGGAAATCGTTGCCGTTCCAGCCGTGCCCGAATCGATTGCGGCCGACAACAAGGAGGGCAAAAAAGAAGATGCCAAGGCGGCAAGCAAAGGTTCCAGCACGATACGCGTCGATACCAGCAAGATAGACACCTTGATCAACATGGTGGGCGAGCTGGTGATCACTCAGTCCATGCTGAGCCTGATTGGCGAGCATTTTGAATTGAGCAAGCTGGATCAGCTGAAAAACGGTCTGTCGCAACTGGAGCGCCATACTCGCGAGTTGCAGGAAAGCGTGATGAACATTCGCATGCTGCCCATCAGTTTCGTGTTCAGCCGCTTCCCGAGGCTGGCGCATGATTTGAGCAGCAAACTGGGTAAAAAAATCGAACTGAAACTGGTCGGCGAGCATACCGAGGTGGATAAAACCGTGGTGGAATTGCTCAGCGATCCGTTGGTGCATCTGGTCAGAAACAGTCTGGATCACGGCATCGAAATGCCGGATGTACGGCTGGCCGCCGGTAAGCCGGAAACCGGCACGGTGACGTTGGAGGCCTATCATCGCGGCGGCAACATCGTCATCGAGGTCAGCGATGACGGTAAAGGCCTGGATAAGGACAAGCTGCGCGCCAAGGCCATAGAAAAAGGCTTGATAGAGCCGGACGCGGTTCTGACCGACAAGCAGACCTACGAGTTGATTTTCATGCCGGGTTTTTCCACCGCCGAAAAACTGACCGACATTTCCGGACGCGGCGTGGGCATGGATGTGGTGCGGCGCAATATTCAAGCCTTGGGCGGCAATATCGAAATCATCTCCACGCTGGGCAAGGGTTCCACCATATCGATACATTTGCCGTTGACGTTGGCGATCCTTGACGGTCAGTCGGTGGCGGTTGGCGACGAAACCTATATCGTGCCGCTCGGTGCCATCATCGAATCCTTGAACATCAAGGAAGACAGGGTCAATCGGGTGGTGGGAAAAGGCGAGACGTTTCAATTGCGTGACCAGTATTTACCCATCATACGCATGCACGAGATTTTCAATGTCACGACGGCAAAACATACCAAGCTGACCGACGGCCTGCTGGTGGTCGTGGAAGGGCAGGGCGTGCGTTGCGGTTTGTTCGTCGACGATCTGCTCGGGCAGCAGCAAGTGGTGATCAAGTCGCTGGAGGCCAATTATCGTCGGGTTGAGGGCGTCTCCGGCGCCACCATACTGGGCGATGGTTCGGTGGCCTTGATTCTGGACATACCCGGTTTGGTGCGTCTGGCGAATCAGTAA